The Diaminobutyricimonas aerilata nucleotide sequence CGCGTTGGCCAGGGGGAACACGAAGAACACGACCGTGAGGATCATGACGGGCGCCACGAGCAGCACCCCGAGTCGGGTCTGCGCTCGCCGCGTCACCGGCGGCGAGGGGTTGAGCGACCCGCGCCCACGGCGACCCGGGGAGGGGGTCGCCGCGGCGGCGGTGGGAAGAGCCGCAGTCGTCACGGTCAGTAGTTCTTCTCGAGGTCGGCGGCGACCTGATCGGGCTTCTTCTGCCCGGTCAGCAGGGCCTGGATGCCATCCCACATCGCCTCGTTGAAGGTGTCGGACATGAGCACGTCGACGTTGTATCCGAAGTCCCCGCTGCCGTCGGCGATGGCGCCGGCGTCGGCCAGGATCTGGGTGAACAGCGGCGTCGCTTCGATGTCGCTCGTGTCGACGGGGAACGCGGGGATGCTCTGCTGGTTCTCCACCTGCCACTTGCCGTGCTCGGGGGTGAGGTTCCAGTCGAGGAACTCGATGGCCGCGTCCGCCTTCTGTGTGGACTTCGAGATGAACAGACCCGACCCGAGTCCGCCGCTGAAGATGCCGGGGGAGTCGGCCGCGGGGAACGGGATGTAGCCGACCTCGAAGTCGACGTTCCGCTCGATGTCCTGAGCGAGCCAGCTGCCCGTGGGGTTGATCGCGGCCTTGCCGGAGTAGAAGAGGGCGTTGGCGCTGTCGTAGGTGACCGCCGTGGGGGACGGCGTCAGGAGCTTCTTCGCGTTGTAGTCAGCGAGCACCTCGAGGGCACCGACCACCTCGGGGGAGTCCCAGGACGACTCGCCCGCGATGAGCGCCTCCATGGCGTCGCCGCCGACCTCGCTCGACAGCACCATGCTGAGCAGGTGCCCGCCCTGCCAACCCTCCTTGTCGCTCACTGCGAACGGGATGACGCCGCTGTCGCGGATGGCTTCGGCCGCGGCGGTCAGGTCATCGAGTGTCTCGGGCTGGGCGAGACCCAGCCCCGCGAAGATGTCCTTGTTGTAGAACAGGCCGACGCTCTCGATCTCGTTCGGGATGCCGACGAGCTTGCCGCCGAAAGTGACTCGTTCCTTCGCGAAGTCGTAGATCGGCCAGTCGTTCTCGGAGTAGGCGTCCGTGAGGTCGTAGAGCAGCCCGGCCTCTTCGAGTGCTCCCGCGAAGCCGGGGCCCGTGTCATAGCCGAACACGTCGGGTCCCTCGCCTGACCGCAGCTGTGTCTGCAGCACGGTGCGCATGTTCTCGGAGGGCACCACGTCGAGCTTGACCGTGATGCCGGTCTCCTCCTCGAAGGCAGCGAGGTCCTCTTTCGTCAGGTCGAGGTCCGCCGTGTCTTCGGGTTGACCGATGAGGAACCGGATGGTGTCCGGATCCGAGTCGCCCTGGCCCGGTGCGCCGCCGGTGCATGCCGCGAGAGAGAGGGCGACGAGCGCCGCCGCGCCGAGGGTCGTTGACTTCCGCATGATGACTTCCTTGTCAGCTTTCGGGACCCCGCACCGGTGCGGGGTGGCCCGACTCTACAGCGCTGTAGATCGGCATGTAAAGGATTTCTCTTCAGCGCTGTAGATTGATCGTCGACGGGCGACGGCGACCGGGAGGACGAGCATGATCAGACCGCGTATGGCCGATGTCGCAGCGCGCGCCGGGGTCTCGGAGAAGACGGTCTCGAACCTGCTCAACGGCTATCCCCACATCTCCGAGGCGACCAGGCACAAGGTCGAGTCGGCGATCGCCGAGCTCGGCTATCGACCGAACCTGGGCGCGCGCAACATGGGGCGCGGCCGCACGGGCTTCATCGCCTTCGCGGTGCCGAGCCTCGGCAACCCGCACTTCGCTGAACTCGCCGGACGGGTGATCCACGCAGCCAAGCAGCACCACTGGACGGTGCTGATCGAAGAGACCGGCGGCGAGGAGACCTCTGAGGACGAGCTCGTGCGTGCGCTGCCCT carries:
- a CDS encoding ABC transporter substrate-binding protein, yielding MRKSTTLGAAALVALSLAACTGGAPGQGDSDPDTIRFLIGQPEDTADLDLTKEDLAAFEEETGITVKLDVVPSENMRTVLQTQLRSGEGPDVFGYDTGPGFAGALEEAGLLYDLTDAYSENDWPIYDFAKERVTFGGKLVGIPNEIESVGLFYNKDIFAGLGLAQPETLDDLTAAAEAIRDSGVIPFAVSDKEGWQGGHLLSMVLSSEVGGDAMEALIAGESSWDSPEVVGALEVLADYNAKKLLTPSPTAVTYDSANALFYSGKAAINPTGSWLAQDIERNVDFEVGYIPFPAADSPGIFSGGLGSGLFISKSTQKADAAIEFLDWNLTPEHGKWQVENQQSIPAFPVDTSDIEATPLFTQILADAGAIADGSGDFGYNVDVLMSDTFNEAMWDGIQALLTGQKKPDQVAADLEKNY